The following proteins come from a genomic window of Pyxidicoccus sp. MSG2:
- a CDS encoding D-2-hydroxyacid dehydrogenase family protein: MNIAILDDYQGVALGLADWARLPAGSGLHVFERHLADPEALVAALQPFDVIVLMRERTPFPAALLERLPKLRLLVTTGGRNAAIDLEACRARGIPVCGTGNVGAPTAELAWGLILALVKRIPTEDRALRAGTWQTGLTEGLAGKRLGLLGLGKLGGQMARVGAAFGMEVVAWSQNLTDARAAEVGARRVEKQELFSTADVVSLHLVLGERTRGVVGATELGAMKRTAWFINTARAGLVDDAALLSVLGQQRIAGAGLDVFSVEPLPAGHPLLALSNVVLTPHLGYVTRENYAVFYRDALEDILAWHAGAPVRLLT, translated from the coding sequence ATGAACATCGCCATCCTGGATGACTACCAGGGCGTGGCCCTGGGCCTCGCGGATTGGGCGCGGCTACCGGCGGGAAGTGGGCTCCACGTCTTCGAGCGGCACCTCGCGGACCCCGAGGCGTTGGTGGCGGCGCTCCAGCCCTTCGACGTCATCGTCCTCATGCGCGAGCGCACGCCGTTCCCCGCCGCGCTCCTCGAGCGGCTGCCGAAGCTGCGGCTGCTTGTCACCACGGGTGGGCGCAACGCGGCCATCGACTTGGAGGCGTGCCGGGCGCGCGGCATCCCCGTGTGCGGCACGGGCAACGTGGGCGCGCCGACGGCGGAGCTGGCCTGGGGGCTCATCCTCGCGCTGGTGAAGCGCATCCCCACGGAGGACCGCGCACTGCGCGCCGGCACCTGGCAGACCGGGCTCACGGAAGGCCTGGCTGGAAAGCGACTGGGACTGCTCGGGCTGGGGAAGCTCGGCGGACAGATGGCGAGGGTGGGTGCGGCCTTCGGCATGGAGGTGGTGGCCTGGAGTCAGAATCTCACCGACGCGCGCGCGGCGGAGGTGGGCGCGAGGCGCGTGGAGAAGCAGGAATTGTTCTCCACGGCCGACGTCGTCAGCCTGCACCTCGTCCTCGGGGAGCGGACGCGAGGCGTGGTGGGGGCGACGGAGCTGGGCGCCATGAAGCGCACGGCCTGGTTCATCAACACCGCTCGCGCGGGGCTGGTGGACGATGCGGCGCTGCTGTCCGTGCTGGGGCAGCAGCGCATCGCCGGGGCCGGGCTGGATGTCTTCTCGGTGGAGCCGCTGCCGGCGGGCCACCCACTGCTCGCGCTGTCCAACGTCGTGCTGACGCCGCACCTGGGCTACGTGACGCGGGAGAACTACGCCGTCTTCTACCGCGACGCGCTGGAGGACATCCTCGCCTGGCACGCTGGCGCGCCGGTGCGGCTGCTCACCTGA
- a CDS encoding arylsulfatase, translating to MARKPRFPRKIDRNVYPRPEYRFPNVRIGLTYKDSKADFPMPPEAPEGAPNVLVVLLDDVGYGWSSAFGGRVEMPVAERLARGGLKYCQFHTTALCSPTRAALLTGRNHHSASSGNIGELATGFPGYTGIIPKSTATIAELLHENGYGCGWWGKNHNVPDNQTSAAGPFDNWPTQRGFDYFYGFIGGETDQFYPALYRGTEPVEADRTAEEGYHLTRDLADDCISWMRQQKSIAPQRPLFLYFAPGAAHAPHQPPLDWRGRHQGKFDMGWDAYRREVHQRQLELGVIPPGTKLTERPAEIPAWDSFDADPQRLFTRMMENYADFLSHADHEVGRVVQALDDLGQLENTLVLYIIGDNGSSAEGTLTGTINEMLTLGGYQPDPEQSLSRIDDIGLPGTSPHYPVGWAWAGDTPFQWTKQVASHFGGTRNPMIVSWPKEISDAGGTRFQFHHAIDILPTVLEVVGISEPTQVKGVPQKPIEGVSLAYTFAPEATDAPSPRVTQYFEMFGNRALYHDGWMASCRHGRLPWENVGSKDFSEDRWELYDVRNDFSQAEDLADQHPDKLRELQDLFMVEAAKYNVLPLDDRFIERADVTLRPSWFYGRKRVTFYPGMTFLPEGSAPKLNNVTHTITVGAEIPEGGAEGVLVCEGGDVGGWSLYVKDRRLVYHYNFFDVERHEAVSSIEVPAGRVELRAVFLNETDILGGPATVRLFINGEDVGQVRIPRQCRGRFSVECLDVGMDNRAPVSPAYRHLMPFAFTGRIEHVTFDFDLEVANRELTPNERLAQHVKLD from the coding sequence ATGGCCAGGAAGCCCCGGTTCCCCAGGAAGATTGACCGCAACGTCTACCCGCGCCCGGAGTACCGTTTTCCCAACGTCCGCATCGGCCTGACCTACAAGGACTCGAAGGCGGACTTCCCCATGCCGCCCGAGGCTCCGGAGGGCGCGCCCAACGTGCTCGTCGTCCTTTTGGACGACGTGGGCTACGGCTGGTCGAGCGCCTTCGGCGGGCGGGTGGAGATGCCCGTCGCCGAGCGCCTGGCGCGGGGCGGTCTCAAGTACTGCCAGTTCCACACCACGGCGCTGTGTTCGCCTACTCGCGCGGCGCTGCTCACGGGCCGCAACCACCACAGCGCCTCCTCGGGCAACATCGGCGAGCTGGCCACGGGCTTCCCCGGCTACACCGGCATCATCCCGAAGAGCACCGCCACCATCGCCGAATTGCTGCACGAGAATGGCTATGGCTGCGGCTGGTGGGGGAAGAACCACAACGTCCCCGACAACCAGACGAGTGCGGCCGGCCCCTTCGACAACTGGCCCACGCAGCGGGGGTTCGACTACTTCTACGGCTTCATCGGTGGCGAGACGGACCAGTTCTACCCGGCGCTCTACCGGGGCACCGAGCCCGTGGAGGCGGACCGCACGGCAGAGGAGGGCTACCACCTCACGCGCGACCTGGCCGACGACTGCATCTCCTGGATGCGCCAGCAGAAGTCGATTGCGCCCCAGCGTCCGCTGTTCCTCTACTTCGCGCCCGGCGCCGCCCATGCGCCGCACCAGCCGCCGCTCGACTGGCGGGGCCGCCACCAGGGGAAGTTCGACATGGGCTGGGATGCGTACCGCCGCGAGGTGCACCAGCGGCAGCTCGAGCTGGGCGTCATCCCCCCGGGTACGAAGCTCACCGAGCGCCCGGCGGAGATTCCCGCGTGGGACTCGTTCGACGCGGACCCGCAGCGGCTCTTCACGCGGATGATGGAGAACTACGCGGACTTCCTCTCCCACGCGGACCACGAGGTGGGCCGGGTCGTCCAGGCGCTGGATGACCTGGGCCAGTTGGAGAACACCCTCGTCCTCTACATCATCGGGGACAACGGCTCGAGCGCGGAGGGCACGCTGACGGGCACCATCAACGAGATGCTGACCCTGGGCGGCTACCAGCCCGACCCCGAACAGAGCCTCTCCCGCATCGACGACATCGGGCTGCCCGGGACGTCGCCGCACTACCCCGTCGGCTGGGCCTGGGCGGGGGACACGCCGTTCCAGTGGACCAAGCAGGTGGCCTCGCACTTCGGAGGTACGCGCAACCCGATGATTGTCTCGTGGCCGAAGGAGATTTCGGACGCGGGAGGCACGCGCTTCCAGTTCCACCACGCCATCGACATCCTGCCCACCGTCCTGGAGGTGGTGGGCATCAGCGAGCCCACCCAGGTGAAGGGCGTGCCCCAGAAGCCCATTGAAGGCGTGAGCCTGGCGTACACCTTCGCGCCGGAGGCCACGGACGCGCCGAGCCCCCGCGTCACCCAGTACTTCGAGATGTTCGGCAACCGGGCGCTGTACCACGATGGCTGGATGGCCTCGTGCCGCCATGGGCGGCTGCCCTGGGAGAACGTCGGCTCGAAGGACTTCTCCGAGGACCGCTGGGAGCTGTACGACGTCCGCAACGACTTCAGCCAGGCGGAGGACCTGGCGGACCAGCACCCGGACAAGCTCCGCGAGCTCCAGGACCTCTTCATGGTGGAGGCGGCGAAGTACAACGTCCTGCCCCTCGATGACCGGTTCATCGAGCGCGCGGACGTCACGCTCCGGCCGAGCTGGTTCTACGGGCGCAAGCGCGTGACGTTCTACCCGGGCATGACGTTCCTCCCGGAGGGCAGCGCGCCCAAGCTGAACAACGTGACGCACACCATCACCGTGGGGGCGGAGATTCCGGAGGGTGGCGCGGAGGGCGTGCTGGTCTGCGAGGGCGGAGACGTGGGCGGCTGGTCGCTGTACGTGAAGGACCGTCGGCTCGTGTACCACTACAACTTCTTCGACGTGGAGCGGCACGAGGCCGTCTCGTCCATCGAGGTGCCGGCGGGCCGCGTGGAGCTGCGGGCGGTGTTCCTCAACGAGACGGACATCCTGGGGGGACCCGCGACGGTGCGGCTGTTCATCAACGGTGAGGACGTGGGGCAGGTCCGCATCCCCAGGCAGTGCCGCGGGCGCTTCAGCGTCGAGTGCCTGGATGTCGGCATGGACAACCGCGCCCCCGTCAGCCCGGCCTACCGGCACCTCATGCCCTTCGCCTTCACGGGGCGGATTGAGCATGTCACCTTCGACTTCGACCTGGAGGTGGCCAACCGCGAGCTGACGCCGAATGAGCGGCTGGCGCAGCACGTGAAACTGGACTGA
- a CDS encoding serine/threonine-protein kinase codes for MRPSRSTPIAPKLLQEHLRQGAASREATLARFISRVAAACVLSTLGFGLLLGWRHATTLAAVVAGFAAYYAWVHRRLRKTEPSAALLWLNVAIENSLVGILFLVDIAFAGPDMALSSPNLVIASAAIMASALRSDARFPLFAAGLTAAELVLLYVFVAYPLLPTPIPLMLSPPMILLRAIYIVVVGWLAWLFAAQFRAMAEEALRAIRQQELLGRYFLHERLGAGGMAEVFRATYSPEGGIEKTVAVKRILPAYAEDPQFIALFRREAELGSLLQHPNIVQVLDVGRLDNTHFIAMEHVDGLSLRQLIKQYGPLPVAAVMYLGSELASALDYVHRRTSREGLPLNLVHRDINPPNVLLSRIGDVKLSDFGIARAVTHAPVTRLGHVRGKTDYMAPEQLSGEALDGRVDLFALGLTLHEALTGRRTLRGTEHVTRTALMEAVRSLPPPSKMRREVPPEVDAVVMALLQALPEDRPQRGSHVEDLLRALPAPVAPYPQGQTALAHAIRDVLARRPDDAPTPAMPLPVEDADAETQESDATAKTRPSRRHGT; via the coding sequence ATGCGCCCATCGCGGTCCACTCCCATCGCGCCCAAGCTGCTCCAGGAACACCTGCGGCAGGGCGCGGCCTCGCGAGAGGCGACGCTGGCCCGGTTCATCAGCCGGGTGGCCGCCGCGTGTGTCCTGTCCACGTTGGGCTTCGGGCTGCTCCTGGGCTGGCGCCATGCCACGACGCTCGCGGCCGTCGTCGCGGGCTTCGCCGCCTATTACGCGTGGGTCCACCGCCGGTTGCGGAAGACGGAGCCGTCGGCCGCGCTCCTGTGGCTCAACGTCGCCATCGAGAACTCGCTGGTCGGCATCTTGTTCCTGGTGGACATCGCCTTCGCGGGCCCGGACATGGCGCTGTCCAGTCCCAACCTCGTCATCGCCTCGGCCGCCATCATGGCGTCGGCCCTCCGCTCGGACGCGCGCTTTCCTCTCTTCGCGGCGGGGCTCACCGCCGCGGAGCTGGTGCTGCTCTACGTCTTCGTCGCGTACCCGCTCCTGCCCACGCCGATACCGCTGATGCTGTCGCCCCCCATGATCCTGCTGCGGGCCATCTACATCGTGGTGGTGGGCTGGCTCGCCTGGCTCTTCGCCGCCCAGTTCCGGGCCATGGCCGAGGAGGCGCTGCGCGCCATCCGCCAGCAGGAATTGCTGGGCCGCTACTTCCTCCACGAGCGCCTGGGCGCCGGAGGCATGGCGGAGGTCTTCCGGGCGACGTACAGCCCCGAGGGCGGCATCGAGAAGACGGTGGCCGTGAAGCGCATCCTCCCGGCCTATGCGGAGGACCCGCAGTTCATCGCCCTGTTCCGCCGGGAGGCCGAGCTGGGCTCCCTCCTCCAGCACCCCAACATCGTCCAGGTGCTGGACGTGGGCCGCCTGGACAACACGCACTTCATCGCCATGGAGCACGTGGATGGGCTGTCGCTGCGCCAGCTCATCAAGCAATACGGGCCGCTCCCCGTGGCCGCCGTCATGTACCTGGGCTCGGAGCTGGCGTCGGCGCTCGACTACGTGCACCGGCGCACCTCGCGCGAGGGCCTGCCGCTCAACCTCGTCCACCGCGACATCAACCCGCCCAACGTCCTGCTGTCCCGCATCGGCGACGTGAAGCTCAGCGACTTCGGCATCGCCCGGGCCGTCACCCACGCGCCCGTCACCCGCCTGGGCCACGTGCGCGGGAAGACGGACTACATGGCGCCCGAGCAGCTCTCGGGCGAAGCGCTCGACGGACGCGTGGACCTGTTCGCGCTGGGACTGACGCTGCATGAGGCCCTGACGGGGCGCCGCACCCTGCGGGGCACGGAGCACGTGACGCGAACCGCGCTCATGGAGGCGGTGAGGAGCCTGCCGCCTCCCTCCAAGATGCGCCGGGAGGTCCCCCCGGAGGTGGATGCCGTCGTCATGGCGCTGCTCCAGGCCCTCCCGGAGGACCGCCCCCAGCGCGGCAGCCACGTGGAAGACCTGCTCCGCGCGCTGCCCGCGCCCGTGGCACCCTACCCCCAGGGACAGACCGCGCTGGCCCACGCCATCCGCGACGTGCTGGCGCGCAGACCCGACGACGCGCCCACGCCCGCCATGCCCCTCCCCGTGGAGGACGCCGACGCGGAGACACAGGAGTCGGACGCCACCGCGAAGACCCGCCCGAGCCGGCGCCATGGCACCTGA
- a CDS encoding peptidylprolyl isomerase encodes MKTFASACLAVLLTLPAAALAAPKKGGKPQAPKSVRVLLQTEKGDIEIELDEARAPKTVRNFLMYLDAGLYEGGVFHRTVTPDNQPNSPVKIEVIQAGINPARQSEDKAPIPLERTKDTGLKHVDGALSMARDTPDTATSDFFICLGDQPELDFGGKRNPDGQGFAAFGRVVKGMDVVRAIQKSPRTEQKLTPPVRILKATRLATPTKG; translated from the coding sequence ATGAAGACGTTTGCCTCCGCCTGTCTCGCCGTGTTGCTCACCCTTCCCGCCGCCGCGCTCGCCGCGCCGAAGAAGGGCGGCAAGCCTCAAGCCCCCAAGTCGGTGCGGGTGTTGCTGCAGACGGAGAAGGGCGACATCGAAATCGAGCTCGACGAGGCCCGCGCGCCGAAGACGGTGCGCAACTTCCTCATGTACCTGGACGCGGGCCTCTACGAGGGCGGCGTGTTCCACCGCACGGTGACGCCGGACAACCAGCCGAACAGCCCGGTGAAGATTGAAGTCATCCAGGCCGGCATCAACCCCGCGCGCCAGTCCGAGGACAAGGCGCCCATTCCACTGGAGCGCACGAAGGACACCGGCCTGAAGCACGTGGACGGCGCCCTCTCCATGGCGCGTGACACGCCGGACACCGCGACGTCGGACTTCTTCATCTGTCTCGGTGACCAGCCGGAGCTGGACTTCGGTGGCAAGCGCAACCCGGACGGGCAGGGCTTCGCCGCGTTCGGAAGGGTGGTGAAGGGCATGGACGTGGTGCGCGCCATCCAGAAGTCGCCGCGCACCGAGCAGAAGCTCACGCCGCCGGTGAGGATTCTCAAGGCCACGCGCCTGGCGACGCCCACGAAGGGCTGA
- a CDS encoding MBL fold metallo-hydrolase has product MSLSGLRLERARASRQFADGLFRNTAPVGAGLQGNPLPLLGEYFFGGAQRTPPAPLPLESPLDAWTRKPDSGFRVTWLGHSTMLLELDGARILTDPVWGERASPMSFAGPRRFHPAPVPLEALPKLDAVLVSHDHYDHLCRATITALAKLRVPFVTALGVGARLEAYGVAPELITELDWWEETRVGPVGFTAAPSQHFSGRGLGDRNTTLWASWVLTTDKHRVFFSGDTGLTSEFEEIGRRHGPFDLVMLEVGAFHPSWGGIHLGPENALKAHAMLGGGTLMPVHWGTFNLALHAWDEPAETLLRLASEQQVRLFTPRLGSAVEPAHVELATPWWREVAPVELAMRPATGG; this is encoded by the coding sequence ATGTCTCTCTCAGGACTCCGACTCGAGCGGGCGCGTGCCTCCCGGCAGTTCGCGGATGGCCTCTTCCGCAACACCGCGCCCGTGGGCGCGGGCCTCCAGGGCAACCCGCTGCCGCTGCTCGGCGAGTACTTCTTCGGCGGCGCCCAGCGCACGCCCCCCGCGCCCCTGCCACTGGAGAGCCCGCTGGACGCATGGACGCGCAAGCCGGACAGCGGCTTCCGGGTGACGTGGCTGGGCCACAGCACCATGCTCCTGGAACTGGACGGCGCGCGCATCCTGACGGACCCCGTCTGGGGCGAGCGCGCCTCGCCCATGTCCTTCGCCGGGCCCAGGCGCTTCCACCCCGCGCCGGTGCCGCTGGAGGCCCTGCCGAAGCTGGACGCGGTGCTGGTGTCGCACGACCACTACGACCACCTGTGCCGCGCCACCATCACCGCGCTGGCGAAGCTGCGCGTGCCCTTCGTCACCGCGCTGGGCGTGGGCGCGCGCCTGGAGGCGTACGGCGTGGCCCCGGAGCTCATCACCGAGCTGGACTGGTGGGAGGAGACTCGCGTGGGCCCGGTGGGCTTCACCGCCGCCCCTTCGCAGCACTTCTCCGGCCGTGGCCTGGGAGACAGGAACACGACGCTCTGGGCTTCCTGGGTGCTGACCACCGACAAGCACCGCGTCTTCTTCAGCGGCGACACCGGGCTGACGTCGGAGTTCGAGGAGATTGGCCGCCGTCACGGCCCCTTCGACCTGGTGATGCTGGAGGTGGGCGCCTTCCACCCGAGCTGGGGCGGCATCCACCTGGGCCCGGAGAACGCGCTCAAGGCGCACGCCATGCTCGGCGGCGGCACGCTGATGCCGGTGCACTGGGGCACCTTCAACCTGGCGCTGCACGCCTGGGACGAGCCGGCGGAGACGCTGCTGCGCCTCGCGTCCGAGCAGCAGGTGCGCCTCTTCACGCCGCGCCTGGGCTCCGCCGTCGAGCCCGCCCACGTGGAGCTGGCGACGCCGTGGTGGCGCGAGGTGGCCCCGGTGGAGCTGGCGATGCGGCCCGCGACGGGCGGGTAG
- a CDS encoding carbonic anhydrase produces MSEETTFVSRVPYEHTHPTVLAVYCSDGRFTDAVEDLAQHLGHERIDTLTIPGGPGLLNRWVADYLESDVVTRAARFLIEGHHITEVLLLAHAGCGYYGARHGSMGPDFIAEQQLTDLRHAAEELQKAYPGIHVRLYFTRPHDTRIHFEPVSLKA; encoded by the coding sequence ATGTCCGAAGAAACGACCTTCGTCTCCCGCGTCCCCTACGAGCACACGCACCCGACGGTGCTGGCCGTCTACTGCTCCGACGGACGCTTCACGGATGCCGTCGAGGACCTCGCGCAGCACCTGGGGCACGAGCGCATCGACACGCTGACGATTCCCGGAGGCCCCGGCCTGCTCAACCGCTGGGTGGCGGACTACCTGGAGAGCGATGTCGTCACCCGCGCCGCGCGCTTCCTCATCGAGGGCCACCACATCACCGAGGTGCTGCTGTTGGCCCACGCGGGCTGCGGCTACTACGGGGCCCGGCACGGCAGCATGGGCCCGGACTTCATCGCGGAGCAGCAGCTCACGGACCTGCGCCACGCCGCCGAGGAACTGCAGAAGGCCTACCCCGGCATCCACGTGCGCCTCTACTTCACCCGCCCCCACGACACGCGCATCCACTTCGAGCCCGTGTCGCTGAAGGCGTAG
- a CDS encoding HupE/UreJ family protein: MALAGLGSGALHALSGPDHLLSLAPLSVGRRQGAWRVGLLWGIGHGLGTLAASAVLLLVLSTVHLQGVERWAERVAALALMGMGLWGLKRRALTGPSGAETRNVLTVGLVHGLTGAAALLLILPAAVSGSRADQVLYLGGFSVGSTVAMAGLTAGIASFSLKRRFSAAVSARVPKLASALSIVLGSAWMVGSL, translated from the coding sequence ATGGCGCTGGCAGGTCTGGGTTCAGGTGCACTCCACGCGCTCTCGGGGCCGGACCATCTGCTCAGCCTCGCGCCGCTGTCGGTGGGACGGCGCCAGGGGGCGTGGCGGGTCGGCCTGCTCTGGGGCATCGGCCATGGGCTGGGGACGCTCGCCGCGTCGGCGGTGCTGCTCCTGGTCCTCTCCACGGTGCACCTGCAAGGGGTCGAGCGCTGGGCCGAGCGGGTGGCCGCCCTCGCCCTGATGGGCATGGGCCTCTGGGGCCTGAAGCGGCGCGCGCTCACCGGGCCTTCCGGGGCCGAGACGCGCAACGTGCTCACGGTGGGACTGGTGCACGGCCTCACGGGCGCGGCGGCGCTGCTGCTCATCCTGCCCGCGGCGGTGTCCGGCTCGCGCGCGGACCAGGTGCTCTACCTGGGAGGCTTCTCCGTCGGCAGCACCGTGGCCATGGCGGGGCTCACGGCCGGCATCGCCAGCTTCTCGCTGAAGCGCCGGTTCTCCGCGGCGGTGAGCGCGCGGGTGCCGAAGCTGGCGTCCGCCCTCTCCATCGTCCTGGGGAGCGCCTGGATGGTCGGCAGCCTGTGA
- a CDS encoding M14 family zinc carboxypeptidase: protein MTELLTRAEASKYTQTSRHSDVLAFVDELCRRTKLARRVDFGKSGEGQPLVSLIVSDRNCFTPELARKQKKVIVLVEANIHAGEVEGKEALLALARDLTLTKLGKKLLDRLCLVLVPNFNPDGNDRISPNNRKLNLKDLEGQVNPEGGVGMRYTGEGWNLNRDSMKQEAPETRALAAFHQTWWPHVFIDCHTTDGSIHACDLTFDTSHSNEPLFTELREFNRGMLERVAKAVKKGHDFDSYWYGNYKVEGDPKSGWHTYPALPRFGSHYRGLLGRIDVLLETYSYIDFPRRCAVARAWLLELLRDAAKHATAYRAITAAEEERIVARGESPDPQALVGINYGVATRDDQGALVFEYPAHAKPGDVAPVLAYDEASIAARRYPGKKKKTYRIPHHRTFIPTQAVSTPTAYLVPAELAARLEGHGIRFERLSEAKRFTVDSYRIARREETFSPDVAANVPPPGEAEVPLSQKPKPVRFETVLTVAPERGTREFPAGTLHVPTAQRTGTLAVYLLEPHSDDGLCRWQFLDGMLTTGELYPIHRVVESAAAPKKAE from the coding sequence ATGACTGAGCTGCTCACCCGCGCCGAAGCCTCGAAGTACACGCAGACCTCGCGTCACTCGGATGTGCTCGCCTTCGTGGACGAGCTGTGCCGCCGCACGAAGCTCGCGCGGCGCGTGGACTTCGGGAAGAGCGGCGAGGGACAGCCCCTGGTGTCACTCATCGTGAGCGACCGCAACTGCTTCACGCCCGAGCTGGCGCGCAAGCAGAAGAAGGTCATCGTGCTGGTGGAGGCCAACATCCACGCGGGTGAAGTGGAGGGCAAGGAGGCGCTGCTCGCCCTCGCCCGGGACCTCACGCTCACGAAGCTGGGCAAGAAGCTGCTGGACCGGCTGTGCCTCGTGCTCGTTCCGAACTTCAACCCGGATGGCAATGACCGCATCAGCCCCAACAACCGCAAGCTCAACCTGAAGGACCTCGAGGGACAGGTGAACCCCGAGGGCGGCGTGGGCATGCGCTACACGGGCGAGGGCTGGAACCTCAACCGCGACAGCATGAAGCAGGAGGCGCCGGAGACTCGCGCGCTCGCGGCGTTCCACCAGACGTGGTGGCCGCACGTGTTCATCGACTGCCACACCACCGACGGCAGCATCCACGCCTGCGACCTCACCTTCGACACCTCGCACTCCAACGAGCCGCTCTTCACGGAGCTGCGCGAGTTCAACCGCGGCATGCTGGAGCGCGTGGCGAAGGCGGTGAAGAAGGGCCACGACTTCGACAGCTACTGGTACGGCAACTACAAGGTGGAGGGCGACCCGAAGTCGGGCTGGCACACGTACCCGGCGCTGCCCCGCTTCGGCAGCCACTACCGGGGCCTGCTGGGCCGCATCGACGTGCTGCTGGAGACATACAGCTACATCGACTTCCCGCGCCGCTGCGCGGTGGCGCGGGCGTGGCTGCTGGAGTTGCTGCGTGACGCCGCGAAGCACGCCACCGCCTACCGCGCCATCACCGCCGCCGAGGAGGAGCGCATCGTCGCGCGCGGCGAGTCGCCAGACCCGCAGGCGCTCGTGGGCATCAACTACGGCGTCGCCACGCGTGACGACCAGGGCGCGCTCGTCTTCGAGTACCCCGCCCACGCGAAGCCCGGCGACGTGGCCCCCGTCCTCGCCTACGACGAGGCGAGCATCGCCGCGCGCCGCTACCCGGGAAAGAAGAAGAAGACCTACCGCATCCCCCACCACCGGACGTTCATCCCCACGCAGGCGGTGAGCACCCCGACGGCGTACCTGGTCCCGGCGGAGCTGGCCGCGCGCCTGGAGGGACACGGCATCCGCTTCGAGCGCCTGTCCGAGGCGAAGCGCTTCACGGTGGACAGCTACCGCATCGCCCGGCGCGAGGAGACCTTCAGCCCCGACGTGGCGGCGAACGTGCCTCCGCCCGGCGAGGCGGAGGTGCCCCTCAGCCAGAAGCCCAAGCCCGTGCGCTTCGAGACCGTGCTCACCGTGGCCCCCGAGCGCGGCACGCGCGAGTTCCCCGCGGGGACACTGCACGTGCCCACCGCGCAGCGCACCGGCACGCTCGCGGTGTACCTGCTGGAGCCGCACTCCGATGACGGCCTGTGCCGCTGGCAGTTCCTCGACGGAATGCTCACCACCGGAGAGCTGTACCCCATCCACCGCGTGGTGGAGTCCGCCGCCGCGCCGAAGAAGGCGGAGTGA